Part of the Trichoderma asperellum chromosome 1, complete sequence genome is shown below.
CTGGCCCATTACTCTTGGATTCGCGGTGAATTTAAGATTGGTTGCTGCTGGCGGGCTATCAGCCATAAAGCTAAATCGAGATGATTGACGATTATGACCTTGGTTTTGGAAAGTAGTCTGACCAGACAGACCGGAAGGAACTTGTTCGCCGAATCCTGACTGGGGCCGAAGTGACATCAGTTGCTGAGGGGTGATCCCTCGCCCCATCTGGTTTGCACCTGGGTTGAAATTCGAACCACTAAGAGCAGGGCCGAATAGAGTATCGGCATTGCTTCTTTGAATTGGAGGGAATGTGTTGATGTGTCGGTGCTCAAACGCTTGCCCATCGCCAGCCATATCTCGCTCTTCTGGTTCGCCACCAAGAGCAAGGCTGCCACCAGTCTCTGCCTCGCTCTCCGAATGGCCTTGGCCCTCTGCAGCATTCTTCTGGTCGCCGCTAATTCGggcgtcgtcatcctcaCGCATTGCTTTTCGCTTCTCGCCGCCTCGAATATCGAACAACGGAGGCTCTAGTTCGTTTGCCTGTGGGGTAACAAAGCTTGAAAATGTGCAACTCTGTAGCGCACGCAGAATGGTCGCCAGCGAGCTCTTTGGTGGCTGTTCCTGTGGTTCTTCAGTAAGGTCTTTGTTGGACGCTTTATCATCTTCCAGCGGCCGAGATGAAGGGGATGAGGTTTCAGTGTCTTCCACAACTTCCTGGGCAGCCTCAGTTGTGGTAGGCAAGGAGGCTGAAACAGCAGGACTGGATGGAGCGCCGCTGGTTGCATGGCTGCCCCTCCGGCTCCGTTGTGGATTTCGCGCCCAGTTGGCCGACGAAGGCAAGGCAGACCCATCCAGTCCATAGTCTGAGCCATCTTTGCTCGAAGACCGTGCCATGGATTGTGACACGGGCGTTAAGGTTGGCTGCGAGACCTGTTGCCGAGGGGTTGTACGGAAAGAGCCATTGTTTCCGCTGGGTAGCGGCCGTTGTGTGTGGATGCCATTCATGGACGACAAATCTTGGCGCGTGTAGctatcctcttcatctccttgCTCGTGTAGGAACATACAGCCTGGGTTGTTGCATTTTTCGTTCTTGAGCCATGCTGAACAGTATTTCGTCGTTCCATACTGGGCTTTCAATATCCTATCACCATTTTGTGACCCATGGACTGCTTGGATACATCGAGTTGCTTCTTCGGGCTTTTCAAAAGTGACATAGATGCCCAACGAGTGATGTTGACCATCTGAGCTCTTTCGATTACTAATTGAGATCTTTTGAATAGCTCCGTATTGACCGAAAAATTCAGGCTTTCTGAGGGTTTTAAGGAGTTCATCTTCGCGAACGGTGGGTGCTAGACCTGTAATATAAACAAGATTCTTCTGCACGACACGTACTCCAATAAGGTTCTTGCGattctccttctcggcctcgCGCTTTTGGGCCTCCTTTTGGCGTTGCTCTTGAACTCGCTTTCTTTGATTCTTTTGTATATTGGCACGGAACTCGGCAACTCTACATTTCGTTAGCATTAGCTATAGTGGATAAGGGAAAACAATATTATGGGTGTGCAGCGTACTCTTCCGTCGTCACGACTTTCCACTGTATAGTTTTTTCATCGTAAGGTCGTCGACACGCAGGACATAGGCCATTCATATTATTCTTGATGTTGTTGAAACAAAATTGGCAGACCTATACGCGAAATGAGTACAGTTCTTACGATCATTGGATGAATTGCATTATTACCTGGTAGCCACATGGACAAGGTCGAAAGTTTCGATCTGACAAATCAAATTCTTCGATGCAAAGAGGACTATGGCAACTTGTTAGAGGGCTCCAACTGAGGAAAGTCGAGGCTCTTATCAAGCGGAGCACCAGAGCCAACATACcagacatcttcttcttcttctatgaAAGAATCTTGGGGTGCCATGTTTGCAGTGAGAGTTGGCGTTCAgccaataaaataaaataatagtggTTATGCTGCCAAACGGAAGATAGCTGAGGATGTTTGTACAGAAGATGGTGTGGGACAGGCCAACCGCTTGGTGCCAAGTTCAAAGGGGTCCATATTTCACGTGATGCTTAGTGCCTACAATTCTTCAGTTCTTCTTTCGCGCCCCGCCATGCAAACTCGCGGCAAATCATCGGAGATTCAATCCGAATCCGCGGAGACATGAGCTAATTGCCTTGTTAACTTCCTCCACCAGTTCGTGAGAAGACTCATGGCCAGTACGCTCATCAGGTCATTGATTCACTATGGCAACCAAACTTTCATGGAGAGCGGCTCCGGGATCAATTCTGGAGCCGACAAAAGCCATGGCACGAGCTCATGCTGGACAAGTCGCCCGTGCACTATCGACCTCTTCTCTCCGAATGGTCGCAATGCCACAAGAGGCTCACAATATGAGAAAAGCTCCCAGGGATCCAATTGGAACTCTTAAGGCGCCAGTTGTCAACCCAACAGCCAAATATCAAAGCAAGGCAGACAATCTCCATCGATACGGCACCTGGTTAATGGGATGTCTCCCAAAATATGTCCAGCAGTTTTCCGTGTGGAAGGACGAGCTCACCATCTACATTTCTCCAGCTGGCGTTATCCCCGTGTTTTCCTTCCTCAAGTGTTCGTATGCCATTACCTACATACATTGACATAGCCTAACCTTGTGTCCAGACAATACTGCTGCAGAATTCACCCAGGTTAGCAGCGTCACTGGATGCGACTACCCGACGCGAAGCAAGCGTTTCGAGGTCATTTACAACTTGCTCTCCGTTCGATATAATTCTCGCATCCGAGTGAAAACTTACGCCGACGAATCATCGCCTGTGCCGAGCATTACAAGCTTGTTTGGAGGCGCCAATTGGTACGAGCGTGAGGTATACGATCTATATGGCGTCTTCTTTACAGGCCATCCTGATCTGCGACGCATAATGACCGACTATGGATTTGAAGGCCATCCTTTACGGAAAGACTTCCCACTCACGGGCTACACAGAAATTCGCTATgatgaggaaaagaagcgaaTTGTCACCGAACCGCTGGAGCTTACTCAGGCATTCCGAAATTTCGAAGGCGGATCCAGCGCTTGGGAACAAGTTGGCCAAGGCGAAGACGTCAAGCCTGAGTCCTTCAAACTGCCCGTGCCCAAAccagaggagaagaagcaatagATACCTTGCCCTGAGTGCAATTAAAGCAGGCAATCTATCATTATTAGACGTTAAAAACACAATTTCTTATTCATTGTTAATTTTGAGCTGATCCCCTGTTATAC
Proteins encoded:
- the NUO31 gene encoding NADH-ubiquinone oxidoreductase 30.4 kDa subunit, mitochondrial; this translates as MATKLSWRAAPGSILEPTKAMARAHAGQVARALSTSSLRMVAMPQEAHNMRKAPRDPIGTLKAPVVNPTAKYQSKADNLHRYGTWLMGCLPKYVQQFSVWKDELTIYISPAGVIPVFSFLKYNTAAEFTQVSSVTGCDYPTRSKRFEVIYNLLSVRYNSRIRVKTYADESSPVPSITSLFGGANWYEREVYDLYGVFFTGHPDLRRIMTDYGFEGHPLRKDFPLTGYTEIRYDEEKKRIVTEPLELTQAFRNFEGGSSAWEQVGQGEDVKPESFKLPVPKPEEKKQ